In a genomic window of Drosophila takahashii strain IR98-3 E-12201 chromosome 3L, DtakHiC1v2, whole genome shotgun sequence:
- the Gug gene encoding arginine-glutamic acid dipeptide repeats protein isoform X16, with amino-acid sequence MAASTQGEIRVGPGHQVNDVYAKLPDYNPISSFPIDKETDERELEESRWSPGVVADGDLLMFLRAARSMAAFQGMCDGGLEDGCLAASRDDTTINALDVLHDSGYDPGKALQALVKCPVSKGIDKKWTEDETKKFIKGLRQFGKNFFRIHKDLLPHKDTPELVEFYYLWKKTPGANNNRPHRRRRQSALRRNRVTRANNSNSNTPPKKEDTPEPQTATTAATATATASAASETASRSSPAVSKEENSSLTEDDASECDSDSSLTHKRDESPSRMRTRNKQQNSNSSNQNSSNTTSSSSSSGGGSNNAASGNATSIGSGSSGGGAAGGNSSSSKDQSANANAVANGKRPKRGSETPDVAGGGASVDSPKTPTKAVAESSANKRKGGKQDTPNKKKRTEQEERSSEPASAQEEPNAVKEKSRKRPDSPVESMNSDSRPDSVLDDGESNTTDTTTAEQQSTKDSKETTVSCKEERDMITNSDLEAKAEEAKAFKAEALAAEDSKDSAIKNMDEETNIQAPSSLDASSVEGPPVVNPVAPPITMKVPTIATVEALNASVDRKEAIEKMESCDSDPEMLKKLATIKQEVSPQQQHQQQQQSQQQQLQQQLAPMGIQPPPISAPSESIYIKKEPMEDSMDATCNQNSNEPQDLKVKIEIKNEDALKHSAGGGLPPTGPGAPHPLSGAPVESNQEPLHLQHLPPQPPPGYLIDGQLKYGPPGQGVPPQPPQLHSDAAGGAPPGAAPTTPQKYPPELEMKFAPQDLKYPPPPPLDALKYSQEMQAAAAAAAAAGKYDMKYMMEQQGKYPVELSAAHQPPSKPGYQDSLKIPDVKAGFGHLPHNVGSPLDVAHKYGPPPTSQESQQQQQSQQQQQSQPPGATPPPGIAMPKPHYQHDVQTPPLGRPFEPTGLMLKYGDPLAAKYGPPQDLKYPMPPVSQAGGPADVKPYGGENLIKSSPYGPPPESPIDASARSTPGQDSQGSNSNSQPPSMPPQPQQFQSPHPSPHMPSPAGGGLPPGMHPQNLIHGPPTGAPQPPPPPTSLHQPTPTAPGPPSLQHGLHPGHPGHPQLSVASSMPPSSIGIPPTLSTMAPSHMHPHLHPHAHLQGLHRPHDLPPSMHPHAPMPLSLQGHPPHGHGGLPQSHAPQQQQQQQPTGTVRTPSPAQQQQQPPRSLHDPQSSREPPSSQPSTTMAAGSSGGGPPPQQSPHAHRTSPLPGLSGSGPPPPGLIGHPMAIHPHLAHLPPGHPAHAALAHPGHHLLSHSIAGLGPGGGPIALLAGPGGLGGIPESALSRRTPPSHLPHASHASAAPLTPHSVASMTSSSMSLTTSTVPSSAFSRASPSVQISSGGGGGGPSSSGPGSVGLANSSAAAAAAAAAAAHRAASPASSVSSLSRQSPLHPVPQSPLSHHPSSSALSAAAAAVAERDRHALMRQQSPHMTPPPVSQASLMASPLSKMYAPQPGQRGLGTSPPPHLRPGASPPVIRHPQMPLPLPLIAPGGGIPQIGVHPGQSPYPHPLLHPSVFYSPHHHPFNSPYGYAPYGPGFPAYMKPPPQPGQLDPAAVMAAHHAGLQGPPPQQMRQDEQNAAAAAAAAAAAEKQHQAAAAAAAQQHKAPQQQPPGGMPPNKPPTPKTPQGPGGGMPPGMGGPGTPTGLPPGAYPGSHMPGYPQGPPHGSPFAPQDGQPHGLKPTSHMDALRAHAHSANSAGMGGGHHPTEPLPIDIEPDPEPEIPSPTHNIPRGPSPEAKPDDTECHRSQSAIFVRHIDRGDYNSCTRTDLIFKPVADSKLARKREERDRKLAEKERERRQQQQQQQQQQQQQQAAAAQQAAQQAKMKAELKPPYADTPALRQLSEYARPHVAFRELEEIKNAQAAAASQSRLDPHWMEYYRRGIHPSQFPLYANPAISQMERERLGIPPPHHVGLDPGEHMVRMIRLTREYHAHSHTHLHLPLHPQPQPPEAGFQLPPNVGQYPRPNMLIPREPHSDVLLRMSYADQLQYLQAAEFQRQSLHDQYFRQRPR; translated from the exons ATGGCGGCCTCCACTCAAGGAGAAATTCGAGTGGGTCCCGGCCACCAGGTAAACGATGTCTAT GCAAAACTGCCCGATTATAATCCAATCTCAAGCTTCCCCATCGACAAGGAAACCGATGAACGTGAACTAGAGGAATCAAGATGGAGTCCAGGCGTTGTGGCCGATGGCGACTTGTTAATGTTCTTGCGTGCGGCTCGCTCGATGGCTGCATTTCAAGGAATGTGTGATGGCGGTTTAGAAGACGGTTGTTTGGCTGCCAGTCGCGACGACACCACAATAAACGCACTCGACGTG CTCCACGATTCTGGCTACGATCCAGGCAAAGCTCTACAAGCGCTCGTAAAGTGCCCCGTTTCCAAGGGCATCGACAAGAAGTGGACGGAGGACGAAACAAAGAAATTCATCAAGGGTCTGCGACAGTTCGGGAAGAACTTCTTCCGCATCCACAAGGACCTGCTGCCGCACAAGGACACGCCGGAGCTGGTCGAGTTCTACTATCTGTGGAAGAAGACGCCCGGCGCGAACAACAACAGGCCGCACAGGCGGCGTAGACAGAGCGCCCTGCGCCGCAATCGTGTCACGCGggccaacaacagcaacagcaacacaccTCCCAAGAAGGAGGACACTCCGGAACCACAAACTGCGACGACGGCGGCGACGGCGACGGCGACGGCAAGCGCGGCGTCCGAGACGGCGAGTCGCTCCTCGCCCGCTGTCTCCAAGGAGGAGAACAGCTCGCTCACCGAGGACGACGCCAGCGAGTGCGACAGTGATTCGAGTCTGACCCACAAAAGGGATGAATCACCCTCAAGGATGAGGACGCGAAATAAGCAAcagaacagcaacagcagcaaccagaacagcagcaacaccaccagcagcagcagcagcagcggcggcggcagcaacaacgccGCTTCCGGCAACGCCACTTCCATAGGCAGCGGTTCGAGCGGCGGCGGTGCCGCTGGCGGCAACAGCTCCTCGTCCAAGGACCAGTCAGCCAACGCCAACGCCGTGGCTAATGGCAAGAGGCCCAAGCGAGGCTCCGAAACACCGGATGTGGCCGGCGGCGGAGCCTCGGTCGATAGTCCCAAGACGCCGACGAAAGCGGTGGCCGAGAGTTCGGCCAACAAGCGCAAGGGCGGCAAGCAGGATACGCCCAACAAGAAGAAGCGAACGGAACAGGAGGAACGCAGCAGCGAGCCAGCGAGTGCCCAGGAGGAGCCGAATGCCGTCAAGGAGAAGTCGCGCAAGCGACCGGACAGCCCGGTGGAGAGCATGAACTCGGACAGCCGGCCGGACTCGGTGCTCGACGATGGCGAGTCGAATACGACGGACACCACCACCGCCGAGCAGCAGTCCACCAAGGACAGCAAGGAGACGACGGTCAGCTGCAAGGAGGAGCGCGATATGATCACCAACAGTGATCTGGAGGCCAAGGCGGAGGAAGCGAAGGCCTTCAAGGCGGAGGCTTTGGCGGCGGAGGACAGCAAGGATAGCGCCATTAAGAACATGGACGAGGAGACGAATATCCAGGCGCCGAGCAGTCTGGATGCGAGTTCGGTGGAGGGACCCCCTGTGGTCAATCCCGTGGCGCCGCCCATTACCATGAAGGTGCCCACAATTGCCACTGTGGAGGCGCTGAATGCTTCGGTGGATCGCAAGGAGGCCATCGAGAAAATGGAGTCCTGCGACAGCGATCCAGAGATGCTCAAGAAGCTGGCCACCATCAAGCAGGAGGTTtctccgcagcagcagcaccagcagcagcagcaatcccaacagcagcagttgcaacaGCAACTTGCTCCCATGGGCATTCAGCCACCTCCAATTAGCGCCCCCTCAGAATCGATCTACATCAAGAAGGAGCCCATGGAGGACTCCATGGACGCCACCTGCAATCAGAACAGCAACGAGCCGCAGGATCTCAAGGTGAAGATCGAGATTAAGAATGAGGATGCACTGAAGCACAGTGCGGGAGGAGGTCTGCCGCCCACGGGACCAGGTGCACCACATCCGCTCTCCGGAGCTCCCGTAGAAAGTAATCAGGAGCCGCTGCACCTGCAACATCTGCCTCCGCAACCGCCTCCTGGCTACCTGATCGATGGCCAGCTGAAGTACGGACCACCGGGACAGGGAGTGCCGCCGCAGCCACCGCAGCTGCATAGCGATGCGGCTGGAGGAGCACCGCCCGGAGCAGCGCCTACAACGCCGCAGAAATACCCCCCCGAGCTGGAGATGAAGTTTGCTCCCCAGGATCTCAAGTAtccaccaccgccaccgctGGATGCACTCAAGTACAGCCAGGAGAtgcaggcggcggcggctgcagCGGCTGCTGCCGGCAAGTACGACATGAAGTACATGATGGAGCAGCAGGGCAAGTATCCCGTGGAGTTGTCCGCTGCCCATCAGCCGCCTAGCAAGCCGGGCTACCAGGATTCGCTAAAGATTCCCGATGTAAAGGCCGGCTTTGGTCACCTGCCGCACAACGTGGGCTCTCCGCTGGACGTGGCCCACAAATACGGACCGCCACCCACATCCCAAGagtcccagcagcagcagcaatcgcagcagcagcagcagtcgcagCCGCCGGGAGCCACACCTCCGCCTGGCATCGCCATGCCCAAGCCGCACTACCAGCACGACGTGCAGACGCCTCCCTTGGGACGACCCTTCGAGCCCACTGGCTTGATGCTCAAGTACGGCGATCCATTGGCGGCTAAGTACGGTCCGCCGCAGGATCTCAAGTACCCCATGCCACCGGTTTCGCAGGCAGGAGGACCTGCGGACGTGAAGCCCTATGGCGGCGAGAATCTGATCAAATCCTCGCCTTACGGGCCTCCGCCCGAGAGTCCAATCGACGCCTCTGCGCGCTCTACTCCTGGCCAAGATAGCCAGGGCAGCAATAGTAATTCGCAGCCGCCGTCGATGCCACCGCAACCGCAGCAGTTCCAGTCGCCGCATCCCTCGCCGCACATGCCTTCGCCAGCGGGAGGTGGCCTGCCGCCGGGAATGCATCCGCAAAATCTCATCCACGGCCCGCCAACAGGCGCCCCTcagccgccgccaccgcccaCGTCGTTGCATCAGCCCACGCCGACGGCTCCAGGTCCTCCAAGTCTACAGCATGGCCTGCATCCCGGACATCCGGGACACCCGCAACTGTCGGTGGCTTCATCGATGCCCCCGAGCTCCATTGGCATACCTCCCACGCTCTCGACGATGGCGCCCTCGCACATGCATCCTCACCTTCATCCGCACGCCCATCTGCAGGGTCTCCATCGGCCGCACGATCTGCCACCCAGTATGCATCCGCATGCTCCGATGCCGCTGTCGCTCCAGGGACATCCGCCACATGGTCACGGTGGACTGCCGCAGTCGCATgctccccagcagcagcagcagcaacagccaaCTGGCACGGTGCGTACGCCATCAcctgcccagcagcagcagcagccgccgagGTCTCTGCACGATCCGCAATCCTCGCGGGAGCCGCCCAGCTCGCAGCCCTCGACCACGATGGCAGCGGGATCGAGTGGCGGCGGCCCACCGCCGCAACAGTCGCCGCATGCGCATCGCACATCGCCGTTGCCCGGGCTCTCGGGTAGTGGTCCTCCGCCGCCGGGACTCATTGGGCATCCGATGGCCATACACCCGCACCTGGCCCACCTGCCACCGGGTCATCCGGCCCACGCAGCGCTCGCCCATCCGGGACACCATCTGCTCTCGCATTCGATAGCAGGCCTGGGACCGGGCGGTGGACCCATCGCCTTGCTAGCCGGACCCGGTGGCCTGGGAGGTATTCCCGAGTCCGCTCTCAGTCGCCGCACCCCGCCCTCTCACCTGCCACACGCCTCGCACGCCTCCGCGGCCCCGCTGACGCCGCATTCGGTGGCCAGCATGACCTCCAGCAGCATGTCGCTGACCACCAGCACGGTGCCATCGTCTGCCTTCAGTCGCGCCAGTCCCAGCGTACAGATCTCGagcggtggaggaggaggaggaccaaGCTCCTCAGGACCCGGCAGCGTTGGACTGGCCAACTCctcggcagcggcggcggcggctgcagCGGCAGCTGCCCATCGAGCGGCCTCGCCGGCGTCCAGCGTTAGCAGCCTGAGTCGCCAGAGCCCGCTGCATCCGGTGCCACAGTCGCCGCTCAGCCATCATCCCTCGTCCTCTGCGCTCTCCGCCGCGGCAGCCGCTGTGGCGGAAAGGGATCGGCATGCGCTGATGCGTCAGCAGTCGCCGCACATGACGCCACCGCCGGTGTCGCAGGCCTCGCTGATGGCCAGTCCGCTGAGCAAGATGTACGCTCCTCAACCGGGTCAGCGGGGTTTGGGAACATCTCCGCCGCCGCATTTGCGGCCAGGAGCCTCGCCGCCGGTCATCCGCCATCCTCAGATGCCGCTGCCGTTGCCGCTGATTGCACCTGGCGGGGGAATTCCGCAGATTGGAGTGCATCCCGGGCAGTCGCCGTATCCGCACCCGCTGCTGCATCCCTCGGTCTTCTACTCGCCGCATCACCATCCCTTCAATTCGCCATATGGATATGCGCCCTATGGTCCTGGTTTTCCGGCCTACATGAAGCCGCCGCCACAGCCGGGACAACTTGACCCCGCTGCCGTGATGGCCGCTCACCATGCCGGATTGCAAGGTCCGCCGCCGCAGCAGATGCGTCAGGATGAGCAGAATGCAGCGgcggccgcagcagcagctgcagctgctgagAAGCAACACCAGGCGGCTGCAGCAGCGGCCGCCCAGCAGCACAAGGCGCCGCAGCAACAGCCGCCCGGCGGAATGCCACCGAACAAGCCGCCGACGCCAAAGACGCCGCAGGGTCCGGGCGGTGGGATGCCTCCCGGAATGGGTGGACCGGGAACACCGACGGGACTGCCGCCTGGTGCCTACCCCGGCAGCCATATGCCGGGATATCCACAGGGACCGCCGCATGGATCGCCCTTCGCGCCGCAAGATGGTCAGCCTCACGGTCTGAAGCCCACGTCGCACATGGACGCCCTGCGAGCGCACGCACACTCGGCCAATTCGGCGGGAATGGGCGGCGGACATCATCCCACGGAGCCAT tgcCCATTGATATTGAGCCGGATCCGGAGCCAGAGATTCCCAGTCCCACGCACAACATACCACGTGGTCCCAGTCCCGAAGCGAAACCGGACGACACCGAGTGCCATCGCTCTCAGTCTGCCAT ATTTGTGCGCCACATCGATCGTGGGGATTACAACTCATGCACGAGAACGGATTTGATCTTCAAGCCGGTGGCCGACTCAAAGTTGGCTCGCAAGCGCGAAGAGCGCGACCGCAAGCTGGCCGAAAAGGAGCGAGAGCGGCGTCAG cagcagcaacaacagcaacagcagcagcaacaacagcaggcaGCAGCCGCTCAACAGGCGGCGCAGCAGGCCAAGATGAAGGCGGAGCTGAAGCCGCCGTATGCGGATACGCCAGCACTGCGCCAACTGTCGGAGTACGCTCGTCCCCACGTCGCCTTCAG GGAACTGGAAGAGATCAAGAACGCACAAGCTGCTGCGGCGAGTCAATCCCGACTAGATCCGCACTGGATGGAGTACTATCGACG CGGCATCCACCCCTCGCAGTTCCCCCTGTATGCGAATCCCGCGATATCGCAGATGGAGAGGGAGCGTCTGGGAATTCCACCTCCGCACCATGTGGGGTTGGACCCGGGCGAGCACATGGTGCGTATG ATACGATTGACGAGAGAATATCATGCACACTCTCATACTCATTTACATTTGCCTTTGCATCCACAGCCGCAACCACCGGAGGCCGGTTTCCAACTGCC